The following are encoded together in the Chlorocebus sabaeus isolate Y175 chromosome 12, mChlSab1.0.hap1, whole genome shotgun sequence genome:
- the LOC140713097 gene encoding ubiquitin carboxyl-terminal hydrolase 17-like protein 6, whose product MEADSLHLGGEWQFNHFSKLISSRPDAAFAEIQRTSLPEKSPLSSETQVNLCDDLAPVTRQPAPRKKLPRSNRRPAAVGAGLQNMGNTCYLNASLQCLTYTPPLANYMLSQEHSQLCQRHKCCMLCTMEAHITRALHCPGHVIQPSQALAAGFHRGKEEDAHEFLMFIVDAMKKACLPGHKQVDHDSEDTTLIHQIFGGRWRSQIKCLHCQGVSDTFDPYLDIALDIQAAQSVKQALEQVVKPEELNGENAYHCGLCLQKAPASKTFTLHTSAKVLILVLKRFSDVTGNKLAKNVQYPECLDMQPYMSQQNTGPLLYVLYAVLVHAGWSCHNGHYLSYVKAPGGQWYKMDDAEVTACSIASVLSQQAYVLFYIQKSELERCSESVSIGREPGALGAEHKDRRATQGELQREPCLQVPDLEEHLVERVTQEGTLDHWKFLQEQNKTKPDFNVRKVKCTLPPNVLVIHPSKYKSGMNNHHPEQQSSLLNLSSRNLTPQESMNTDTLTSLQGRTRRSKGRNKHSKRALFVCQ is encoded by the coding sequence ATGGAGGCCGATTCACTCCACTTGGGAGGTGAGTGGCAGTTCAACCACTTTTCAAAACTCATATCTTCTCGGCCAGATGCAGCTTTTGCTGAAATTCAGCGGACTTCTCTACCTGAGAAGTCACCACTGTCATCTGAGACCCAAGTCAACCTCTGTGATGATTTGGCTCCTGTGACAAGACAGCCTGCCCCCAGAAAGAAGCTTCCTCGCAGTAACAGGAGACCTGCTGCGGTGGGGGCTGGGCTCCAGAATATGGGAAATACTTGCTACTTGAATGCTTCCCTGCAGTGCCTGACATACACACCACCCCTTGCCAACTACATGCTGTCCCAGGAGCACTCTCAACTTTGTCAGCGTCACAAGTGCTGCATGCTGTGTACGATGGAAGCTCACATTACACGGGCCCTCCACTGTCCTGGCCACGTCATCCAGCCCTCACAGGCATTGGCTGCTGGCTTCCATCGAGGCAAGGAGGAAGATGCCCATGAGTTTCTGATGTTTATTGTGGATGCCATGAAAAAGGCATGTCTTCCCGGGCACAAGCAGGTAGATCATGACTCTGAGGACACCACCCTCATCCACCAGATATTTGGAGGCCGCTGGAGATCTCAAATCAAGTGTCTCCACTGCCAGGGCGTTTCGGACACCTTTGACCCTTACCTGGACATCgccctggatatccaggcagctCAGAGTGTGAAGCAAGCTTTGGAACAGGTGGTGAAGCCTGAAGAACTCAATGGAGAGAATGCCTATCATTGTGGTCTTTGTCTCCAGAAGGCGCCTGCCTCCAAGACGTTCACTCTACACACTTCTGCCAAGGTCCTCATCCTTGTATTGAAGAGATTCTCCGATGTCACAGGCAACAAACTTGCCAAGAATGTGCAATACCCTGAGTGCCTTGACATGCAGCCATACATGTCTCAGCAGAACACAGGACCTCTACTCTATGTCCTCTATGCTGTGCTGGTCCACGCTGGGTGGAGTTGTCACAACGGACATTACCTCTCTTATGTCAAAGCTCCAGGAGGCCAGTGGTATAAAATGGATGACGCCGAGGTCACTGCCTGTAGCATCGCTTCTGTCCTGAGTCAACAGGCCTATGTCCTCTTTTACATCCAGAAGAGTGAACTGGAAAGATGCAGTGAGAGTGTGTCAATAGGCAGGGAACCAGGAGCCCTTGGCGCTGAACACAAAGACAGGCGAGCAACGCAAGGAGAGCTCCAGAGAGAACCCTGCCTCCAGGTACCCGACTTGGAGGAGCACTTGGTGGAAAGAGTCACTCAGGAAGGCACCTTAGACCACTGGAAGTTCctccaagagcaaaacaaaaccaagcctgACTTCAACGTCAGAAAAGTCAAATGTACCCTGCCTCCCAACGTGCTTGTGATTCATCCATCAAAATACAAGAGTGGGATGAACAACCATCATCCTGAACAGCAAAGCTCCCTGCTGAACCTCTCTTCAAGGAACCTGACACCTCAGGAGTCCATGAACACTGACACACTCACTTCTCTGCAAGGGAGGACCAGGAGATCCAAAGGGAGGAACAAACACAGCAAGAGGGCTCTGTTTGTGTGCCAGTGA